A genomic stretch from Microbacterium proteolyticum includes:
- the purU gene encoding formyltetrahydrofolate deformylase, whose translation MASASPHLQPDHACLIVHGKDTPGIVAAVSTLIARQGGNIVAFDQYSDQLRDGAYFQRVVFHRPDLPAALPEIEADLATTLGDGFELDWTLTDLSTPKRMAILSSKQDHCLLDLLWRHRRGDLPVSIPMVVSNHTTSADDVRSFGVPFFHVPSTPGPDKSASEARILELLVGNVDFVVLARYMQILSPDFLQKIGVPVINIHHSFLPAFIGAEPYKKAKERGVKLIGATSHYVTSDLDEGPIIEQDTVRVTHADSAADLARRGADVERQVLSRAVLWHAEDRVLRDGNHTIVF comes from the coding sequence ATGGCCTCCGCGAGCCCCCACCTGCAGCCCGATCACGCTTGTCTCATCGTCCACGGCAAAGACACCCCCGGCATCGTCGCCGCCGTGTCGACCTTGATCGCGCGCCAGGGCGGCAACATCGTCGCCTTCGATCAGTACTCCGACCAGCTCCGCGACGGCGCCTACTTCCAGCGCGTCGTGTTCCACCGGCCCGACCTGCCGGCCGCCCTCCCCGAGATCGAGGCCGATCTGGCCACGACGCTCGGCGACGGGTTCGAGCTCGACTGGACCCTCACCGATCTCTCGACCCCGAAGCGCATGGCGATCCTGTCGTCGAAGCAGGACCACTGCCTCCTCGACCTGCTGTGGCGCCACCGGCGCGGGGACCTGCCCGTCAGCATCCCGATGGTCGTGTCGAACCACACCACCTCCGCCGACGACGTGCGCTCGTTCGGGGTGCCCTTCTTCCACGTGCCGTCGACGCCCGGGCCCGACAAGTCGGCGTCCGAGGCGCGGATCCTCGAGTTGCTCGTCGGCAACGTCGACTTCGTGGTGCTGGCGCGCTACATGCAGATCCTGTCCCCCGACTTCCTGCAGAAGATCGGCGTGCCGGTGATCAACATCCATCACTCCTTCCTGCCCGCCTTCATCGGCGCCGAGCCGTACAAGAAGGCCAAGGAGCGGGGCGTCAAGCTCATCGGCGCCACCTCGCACTACGTCACGAGCGACCTCGACGAGGGCCCCATCATCGAGCAGGACACCGTGCGCGTCACGCACGCCGACTCCGCGGCCGACCTCGCCCGCCGCGGCGCCGACGTCGAGCGCCAGGTGCTCTCCCGCGCCGTGCTGTGGCACGCCGAAGACCGCGTGCTGCGCGACGGTAACCACACGATCGTCTTCTGA